In Plasmodium falciparum 3D7 genome assembly, chromosome: 6, the following proteins share a genomic window:
- a CDS encoding ribosome biogenesis protein YTM1, putative: MSEKNKGKKKKNSLSDKMENDISSVDEEIDFENESDDYDNNNNDEFYEDDDLIDDDENNFEDDDVVVHNNPNDNCEKEIQICFFTNIENEKYKIDSSTYTVPVTFKRIDLSRMVKKLLDIEDNVSFEFLINKKILRTTIEEFIRDHNILSENVIEIEYSISLRKRESKNIDKICEWIFELITIGNKLYCSTFDGTLLYYDMLNFRKIYEKKVIDNMPVYSYNIYKSKKLHNELIYNESVIGLTNGSIKVFLNEEKEKEIITRNELYLGNHIDMIKCISFNKDYSMLLSAGNDNKINIFDNNYIINELLNDLTNEHNTNKRKKKSVVFPKKCIHNDSGMITSLKFFDNIKFLSTGLDKNIKIYDLTSSYVSCSYSYNKSIICSDILNNNLFITADEHSMIKLFDVRNTNEKPVLSLNENKYHMHDKIITSLKTNKNEIYFLSSSHDGYTNIYDIRLNNLPVYTFQSNEKSKILSSTWFYNDEHNCVVNAEENNLVLHIF; the protein is encoded by the coding sequence atgagtgaaaaaaataagggaaagaaaaaaaaaaattctttatcTGATAAAATGGAAAATGATATTTCTTCTGTAGATGAAGAAATTGATTTTGAAAATGAGAGTGatgattatgataataataataatgatgaattttatgaagatgatgatttgatagatgatgatgaaaataattttgagGATGACGATGTTGTTGTTCATAATAATCCAAATGATAATTGTGAGAAAGAAATTCAGATATgtttttttacaaatatagagaatgaaaaatataaaatcgaTAGTAGTACTTATACCGTTCCTGTTACTTTTAAAAGAATAGATTTATCAAGAATGGTAAAGAAATTATTAGATATTGAAGATAATGTGTCCTttgaatttttaataaataaaaagatattaaGAACAACTATAGAAGAATTTATACGTGATCATAATATACTATCAGAAAATGTTATAGAGATTGAATATAGTATATCTTTAAGAAAAAGGGAAAGTAAGAATATTGATAAAATTTGTGAATGGATATTTGAATTAATTACGATtggtaataaattatattgtaGTACTTTTGATGGTACcctattatattatgatatgttaaattttagaaaaatatatgaaaaaaaagtaatagaTAATATGCCagtatattcatataatatatataaaagtaagAAATTACATAATGAATTGATTTATAACGAATCGGTTATTGGATTAACAAATGGATCTATAAAAGTATTTTtgaatgaagaaaaagaaaaagaaataataacgagaaatgaattatatttaGGTAATCATATAGATATGATTAAATgtatttcatttaataaagatTATTCTATGTTATTAAGTGCCgggaatgataataaaattaatatatttgataataattatattataaatgaattattaaatgatttaacaaatgaacataatactaataaacgaaaaaaaaaatctgttgtttttccaaaaaaatgtatacataaCGATTCGGGTATGATAACatcattaaaattttttgataatataaaatttttatctaCAGGTttggataaaaatataaaaatctaTGATTTAACATCATCCTATGTATCTTGttcttattcatataataaatctaTTATATGTAGTGATATATTGAATAACAATTTGTTTATTACTGCTGATGAGCATTCTATGATTAAATTATTTGATGTTAGGAATACTAATGAAAAACCCGTTTTGTccttaaatgaaaataaatatcatatgcatgataaaataataactaGTCttaaaacaaacaaaaatgaaatatatttcttgtcATCATCACATGATGGatatactaatatatatgatattagattaaataatttacctGTATATACTTTTCAAAGTAatgaaaaatcaaaaatCCTTTCATCAACCTGGTTTTATAATGATGAACACAATTGTGTAGTGAATGCAGAAGAGAATAATTTAGTTCTCCACATTTTTTag
- a CDS encoding bifunctional methylenetetrahydrofolate dehydrogenase/cyclohydrolase, putative has translation MNGVILNGHYVSEKIDEFVLEKIKYEDAKNIHSKGWKRKKKLFIIYSKNIVSYSYLYILLKKSIYLNSDVVFVLIRVNKKVSEEKLIKIIKRININENNDTSLIILSPLSYHINKCYISEFIQKEKDIDCSNYKTFLKLINIIEENSFWKSQPNNDMNNDKKMNYENVCTYDNCRVLLPALFPFWKIIQNFYMAYFDLFLKWCTHVKNGKMIADKKGNGFQIFCCNHLINNNEHMIVQSRKENVNKFYDMSFLCYKGKKKNIHNKNDNMKADQYNIIIYSHLKFNKECNNNQNDVLIFNYLKNVNYNLPCCIHSILLFIKYYKIEMRDKNVLILNNNINIFLTLFIFFMRNNISTIVYDPLNGQVLCRYEKTKKSHDNKNFYLNINGNQILIKNVEDFKKKCRIFINQFVCNYKKYGHIKNNDILKNMEKEIIKSADIIIIGIGRHHILSKRHIKENVIILDLGINLIPSPSKKKTKKKKKKKKYLAHITKNDEILYDRKIDKENIIGEEHELNNVYFTKDKNGIQNNYYVPLQKINKEIEECNKVYYFRRNHEKRQANLLYKLKRDYYFLNISYGYKHINNSNLKRRMRICNNKMLNDNKSKLKYMNCLANILKNYVIMGDVDMNCKNKCSYISSVPGGLGPITTSMLFYNLYFKN, from the coding sequence atgAATGGTGTTATATTAAATGGACATTATGTTTCTGAAAAGATAGATGAATTTGTTTTAGAAAAGATTAAATATGAGGATgctaaaaatatacatagtAAGGGATggaaaaggaagaaaaagttatttataatatattcaaagaATATAGTAtcttattcttatttatatatactattaaagaaaagtatatatttaaattcagATGTTGTATTTGTTCTTATAAGAGTAAATAAGAAGGTAAGTGAAGAAAAGttgattaaaataataaaaagaattaatataaatgaaaataatgatacttctttaattattttatcacCATTAagttatcatataaataaatgttacATATCAGAATTtatacaaaaagaaaaagatattgATTGTTCTaattataaaacatttttaaaattaattaatataattgaGGAAAATTCTTTTTGGAAAAGCCAACcaaataatgatatgaataatgataaaaaaatgaattacgAAAATGTTTGTACTTATGATAATTGTAGAGTATTATTACCTGCCCTTTTTCCCTTTTGGAAAATTattcaaaatttttatatggcatattttgatttattcTTAAAATGGTGTACGCATGTTAAAAATGGAAAGATGATAGCagataaaaaaggaaatgggtttcaaatattttgttgtaatcatttgataaataataatgaacataTGATTGTTCAATctagaaaagaaaatgtcaataaattttatgatatgtcctttttatgttataaggggaaaaaaaaaaatattcataataaaaatgataatatgaaagCAGATcagtataatataataatatattcacatttgaaatttaataaagaatgtaataataaccaAAATGacgttttaatatttaattatttgaaaaatgttaattataatttaccTTGTTGTATTCATTccattttactttttataaaatattataagattGAAATGAGagataaaaatgttttaattttaaataataatataaacatatttttaacattatttatcttttttatgagaaataatatttcaacaATAGTTTATGATCCCTTGAATGGACAAGTTTTATGTAGGtatgaaaaaacaaaaaaatctcatgataacaaaaatttttatttgaatattaATGGGAatcaaatattaataaaaaatgtggaagattttaaaaagaaatgtagaatatttataaatcaGTTTGTgtgtaattataaaaaatatggacatattaaaaataacgatatattaaaaaatatggaaaaggAAATAATCAAAAGTGccgatattattataattggaATAGGACGTCATCATATATTAAGTAAAAGGCATATTAAGGaaaatgttataattttAGATCTAGGAATTAATTTAATACCATCTCcatcaaagaaaaaaaccaaaaaaaaaaaaaaaaaaaaaaaatatttggcacatattacaaaaaatgatgaaattttatatgatagAAAAATTGAcaaggaaaatataataggAGAAGAGCATGAATTGAATAATGTGTATTTtacaaaagataaaaatggtattcaaaataattattatgtacCACTCCAAAAGATTAATAAGGAGATAGAAGAATGTAATaaagtttattattttagGAGAAATCATGAAAAAAGACAGgctaatttattatataaattaaagagagattattatttcttaaatatttcttatggatataaacatataaataatagtaatcTAAAAAGGAGAATGAGAATATGTAATAACAAAATGttgaatgataataaatctaaattaaaatatatgaattgtttggcaaatatattaaaaaattatgtaattATGGGTGATGTTGATATGAATTGTAAAAATAAGTGTTCTTATATTTCTAGTGTACCCGGAGGGTTGGGGCCTATAACAACGTCTATGttgttttataatttgtaCTTTAAAAATTGA